A region of Salirhabdus salicampi DNA encodes the following proteins:
- a CDS encoding copper resistance CopC/CopD family protein, with protein sequence MNLHVKFYLFIILILYSLAFPVEIYAHSSIEKTSPQNNREVTENIKKIEIWFQDPIEIHSESITINRDDEMIDIGNVHLRNERNTHIEIMFDRTLRPGHYSVEIEAIAQDGDVIRENFQFYISTTHKENNETKDLKLITSKPKDGDLVKGQVDEIELWFNEPVQVAMMGLFNDQKQMIMNEPIVDPNDPSHVTLHVEEPLEMGSYQLSWFVRPADPDKNEEKMGIFYFAVNEFTSIEGQQEIDQPSLITNFDTKQFSHFLMIGGILVLFGLSCYQRFIAIRTNNKKIDWINLCLLFITLLGYIIYLLYTINVLSVESFQELIKLNIFQFPTVQVFFILCAFMFKRYRYVLFALSLLLFSFYTGHSSYPRYGGMINITMNSIHLLSIGIWIGGLVGLLTGVRTKALLTKFSKWALISVMLTIVTGIWMSIQFVPSYTFSSWASSNWGTFIIIKIILVIIVSIFALYNRKLIRLGSTTVQPQVVAELCIGIVIILIASALIIASPGAAEQGVYADKHSGDNRKIEVDITPFQPGYNDMTFQIKSLDANIKDVYVTLSMPPNWEKRNRAFQINDNIYKITGLNIHAAGTTFMEVEVVKEDNTVETFPFKMITPGEIRLNE encoded by the coding sequence ATGAATCTACATGTTAAATTTTATTTATTCATTATCTTAATACTTTATAGTCTCGCTTTTCCTGTTGAAATTTACGCCCACTCTTCCATTGAAAAAACGTCTCCCCAGAACAATCGTGAAGTTACGGAAAACATAAAAAAAATTGAGATCTGGTTTCAAGACCCAATTGAAATCCATTCTGAATCTATCACGATAAATAGGGATGACGAAATGATAGATATCGGTAACGTGCATTTACGGAATGAACGTAACACTCACATCGAAATTATGTTTGATAGAACGTTACGTCCAGGCCATTATAGTGTCGAAATAGAGGCAATCGCTCAAGACGGAGATGTGATAAGGGAGAATTTTCAATTCTACATAAGTACAACTCATAAAGAAAACAATGAAACTAAAGATTTAAAACTGATTACTTCCAAGCCCAAAGACGGTGATTTAGTTAAGGGACAAGTTGATGAAATCGAATTATGGTTTAACGAACCTGTTCAAGTTGCAATGATGGGCTTATTTAACGATCAAAAACAAATGATTATGAATGAACCTATCGTAGACCCAAATGACCCTAGCCATGTAACACTACATGTGGAAGAACCACTTGAAATGGGGAGTTACCAACTGTCATGGTTTGTCCGTCCAGCAGATCCAGACAAAAATGAAGAAAAAATGGGAATCTTTTATTTTGCCGTAAACGAATTTACCTCAATAGAAGGTCAACAGGAGATAGATCAACCATCACTTATTACCAACTTCGATACAAAACAATTCAGTCACTTCCTGATGATTGGAGGTATACTGGTACTGTTTGGCCTATCTTGTTACCAGCGGTTCATAGCAATAAGGACTAATAATAAGAAGATAGACTGGATTAATCTATGTTTGCTATTTATTACACTCCTTGGATACATTATATACTTACTTTATACAATAAACGTTTTATCTGTAGAAAGCTTTCAAGAACTAATCAAATTAAACATATTCCAATTCCCTACCGTACAAGTATTCTTCATACTATGTGCTTTTATGTTTAAAAGGTATCGTTACGTATTATTCGCCCTCTCTTTATTATTATTTTCTTTTTATACAGGGCACTCATCTTATCCTAGATATGGTGGGATGATTAATATAACAATGAACTCAATACACCTTCTTTCCATCGGAATCTGGATTGGAGGGTTAGTTGGGTTACTTACAGGTGTACGTACGAAAGCATTACTGACAAAGTTTTCCAAGTGGGCTCTCATTAGTGTAATGCTTACTATTGTGACCGGAATTTGGATGTCAATTCAATTTGTTCCCTCTTACACTTTTTCCTCCTGGGCGAGCAGCAATTGGGGAACATTTATAATAATTAAAATCATTCTCGTCATCATAGTGAGCATTTTTGCATTATATAATCGAAAATTGATTCGCCTAGGTTCTACTACTGTTCAACCGCAAGTTGTAGCGGAGCTGTGTATTGGTATAGTCATTATTCTGATTGCGTCTGCGCTAATTATAGCTTCACCTGGTGCAGCTGAACAAGGAGTTTATGCAGATAAACACAGTGGGGATAATCGTAAAATTGAGGTCGATATAACACCGTTTCAACCAGGGTATAATGATATGACATTTCAAATTAAATCATTGGATGCAAACATTAAAGATGTTTACGTCACCCTTTCGATGCCGCCAAATTGGGAGAAAAGAAACCGAGCATTTCAAATTAATGATAACATCTATAAAATTACAGGACTGAACATACATGCAGCAGGTACTACCTTTATGGAAGTAGAAGTAGTAAAAGAAGACAATACAGTGGAAACCTTTCCTTTTAAAATGATAACACCAGGGGAAATTCGTCTTAACGAGTAA
- a CDS encoding DUF5667 domain-containing protein has product MKKLTSIVLSFAIITGGQVFADEHETDEREIEVVSPDSDLYDTTREMEDAEYALTEDSVDKVILQDEYADKRLKEAELVIETGDEEKAEELLEDAEENVSEAERVLTEAEEKGEDLSEIERVVTENVQKRTEQLNTLLEREDLPQAAKNSIQNALKHQEKAVTKLQKALDKANKALEEAETEEEVEKALEKAEKKAEKALEKAEKKAEKAEKKADKKANKGKGKKKGHKKDDDDDEEREDEEREDERKDEEREGEEREDEHKDNDDEDDDEDDDDEDDE; this is encoded by the coding sequence ATGAAAAAACTAACAAGTATTGTCTTAAGTTTTGCTATTATAACCGGAGGACAAGTATTCGCCGATGAACATGAAACAGATGAGCGTGAAATAGAAGTTGTAAGCCCTGATTCAGATCTTTACGACACGACACGTGAAATGGAAGACGCAGAATATGCGTTAACCGAGGATTCGGTTGATAAGGTCATTCTTCAAGATGAATATGCCGATAAAAGATTAAAAGAAGCTGAACTCGTCATTGAGACAGGCGATGAGGAAAAAGCAGAAGAATTACTTGAAGATGCTGAAGAGAACGTTAGTGAAGCAGAAAGAGTGTTAACAGAAGCAGAGGAAAAAGGCGAAGATTTATCTGAAATTGAGAGAGTTGTTACAGAAAATGTTCAAAAACGTACAGAACAGTTAAATACGTTATTAGAACGTGAAGATTTACCACAGGCTGCAAAAAATAGTATTCAAAACGCATTAAAACACCAAGAAAAAGCTGTTACTAAACTACAAAAAGCTCTAGATAAAGCAAATAAAGCTTTAGAAGAAGCGGAAACTGAAGAAGAAGTAGAAAAAGCATTAGAGAAGGCTGAAAAAAAGGCTGAAAAAGCACTAGAAAAAGCGGAAAAGAAAGCGGAAAAGGCGGAAAAGAAAGCTGATAAAAAAGCGAATAAAGGAAAAGGTAAGAAAAAGGGTCACAAAAAAGATGATGATGACGATGAAGAACGCGAAGACGAAGAGCGTGAAGATGAACGCAAAGATGAAGAACGCGAAGGCGAAGAGCGTGAAGATGAACACAAAGATAATGATGATGAAGATGATGACGAAGACGATGATGACGAAGATGACGAATAA
- a CDS encoding YaiI/YqxD family protein: protein MEIYVDADACPVKSEIIHEAKQFQVPVLLVKSYSHFSHSPDPEGVSTKYVDTGADSVDYHILQLAQKGDIIVTQDYGLAALGLGKGCTVLHHKGFIFSQKNIDQLLNTRHAHAKARRSGAKTKGPKALTNEDKENFSHLLRNILTEKSCE, encoded by the coding sequence ATGGAAATCTACGTTGATGCAGACGCATGCCCTGTAAAATCAGAAATTATCCATGAAGCAAAACAATTTCAAGTGCCAGTTTTGTTGGTCAAAAGTTATTCACATTTTTCTCATAGCCCTGATCCTGAAGGTGTATCAACGAAATATGTTGATACTGGTGCTGATTCTGTTGATTATCATATTTTACAGTTAGCACAAAAGGGAGATATTATTGTAACTCAGGACTATGGCCTAGCAGCACTTGGTCTAGGAAAAGGTTGTACGGTTCTTCACCATAAAGGATTTATTTTTTCACAAAAGAATATTGATCAATTATTAAATACCCGACACGCTCATGCAAAGGCTAGGCGTAGTGGGGCAAAGACTAAAGGGCCAAAAGCTTTGACAAATGAAGATAAAGAAAATTTTTCCCATTTACTTCGAAACATTTTAACAGAAAAAAGCTGTGAGTAA
- the mgtE gene encoding magnesium transporter, with amino-acid sequence MAEHNTKDHIIDILHKSRKNDFQSVLDELQPYDIARIYELLEAKQQVQFLLLLETEQLADLIQELDKEKQLEVLTKLGIEKSAKVMDLMDNDDIASMIGELDEEQVETLLSGMKTEESKIVQNLMNYPPETAGRLMTNRFVWIPKHYTVRQTVEKLKSFAELAETINYLYVIDEAKRLVGVVSYREIILADIEAKIEDIMFTRVISVNADTDQEEVAQLIERYDFVAIPVVGQNDILLGIVTVDDIIDVVIKEANEDIEKLSASGKEIDFDTKAFVAAYRRLPWLIVLLFIGVVSGTIISQFEETLSRVVALSFFMPMIAGMTGNTGTQSLAVVVRGLIQKDIHKSVVTKLILREFGVGIIIGTVCGLLIAIIAYVWQDNPFLGLVVGSSLVITLIIGTLAGTIIPIILYKLNVDPAIASGPLITTVNDILSLFIYFGIATAFIAHLT; translated from the coding sequence ATGGCAGAGCATAATACGAAAGATCATATTATTGACATACTCCACAAATCACGAAAGAACGATTTTCAATCTGTTCTAGATGAATTACAACCGTATGATATTGCTCGTATATATGAGTTGCTAGAGGCGAAACAACAAGTTCAATTTTTGCTTTTATTAGAAACTGAACAATTAGCAGACTTAATTCAAGAATTAGACAAAGAAAAACAACTAGAAGTATTAACCAAATTAGGGATTGAAAAATCTGCTAAAGTAATGGATTTAATGGACAATGATGATATTGCAAGTATGATTGGAGAATTAGACGAAGAGCAAGTTGAAACTCTCCTGTCAGGAATGAAAACAGAAGAATCCAAAATTGTTCAGAATTTAATGAACTACCCTCCTGAAACAGCAGGGCGGTTAATGACAAATCGTTTTGTGTGGATACCGAAACATTATACGGTGAGACAAACGGTTGAAAAATTAAAATCATTTGCCGAACTAGCTGAAACCATTAATTATTTATATGTAATTGACGAAGCAAAACGTTTAGTTGGTGTTGTTTCATATCGAGAAATAATTTTAGCTGATATTGAAGCAAAGATAGAAGACATTATGTTTACTAGAGTGATTTCTGTTAATGCCGATACTGACCAGGAAGAGGTAGCACAGCTTATTGAAAGGTATGATTTCGTCGCAATCCCAGTTGTTGGTCAAAATGATATACTTTTAGGGATTGTTACCGTAGATGATATTATTGATGTTGTCATAAAAGAGGCGAATGAGGATATTGAAAAATTATCAGCATCAGGTAAAGAAATTGATTTTGATACAAAAGCCTTTGTTGCTGCGTATCGTCGCTTACCTTGGCTCATTGTGTTACTTTTTATTGGGGTTGTTTCAGGTACAATCATTAGTCAATTTGAAGAAACCCTGTCTCGCGTTGTGGCATTATCCTTTTTCATGCCAATGATTGCAGGCATGACGGGGAATACAGGTACACAATCATTAGCAGTTGTAGTTCGTGGTCTTATACAAAAGGATATACATAAATCGGTCGTGACCAAATTAATTTTACGGGAGTTTGGTGTAGGGATAATCATTGGTACTGTTTGCGGCCTATTAATTGCAATTATTGCATACGTATGGCAAGACAATCCGTTTCTCGGTCTTGTTGTTGGAAGTTCACTTGTTATCACATTAATTATAGGGACGTTAGCGGGAACAATTATTCCGATCATATTGTATAAATTAAATGTCGATCCAGCAATTGCATCAGGGCCATTAATTACTACCGTTAATGATATATTATCCTTGTTTATCTATTTTGGTATAGCAACCGCGTTTATTGCACATTTAACGTAA